One part of the Rutidosis leptorrhynchoides isolate AG116_Rl617_1_P2 chromosome 1, CSIRO_AGI_Rlap_v1, whole genome shotgun sequence genome encodes these proteins:
- the LOC139842124 gene encoding uncharacterized protein — protein MAPKKKGMSEEEVDNKINQTITNFLPNIIAQAIDAMRNQGGETFKHEGEDEYVEKKAVTGDAIHVWLGRFQKQRPLSFSTASTPVEAENWITHIEKIYRVLGCEERFWVPLAVYKLEGDAQRWWIALRQVKGELFFRHYFSEAEKEAVIREYANIKQGNDESINDFTKRFLRLVGLIGAAAGSSEDQARKYKWAVHGRYRSKMINLKCFDVAEAADYARNLEMERGEYLATKNEDDKSKRVKIAQPLRSVPAPTTKQGQQSGNQGYRSNNWNNRGNQQRIDNGPNNNNRGQLQVYRPQGQQRGNGSGGVNANAPCGTCGKNHPGRVCYRSAGSCFACGEVGHLAKDCKNPRPGFVPKVPPPAPGGRVFAMTAAQAADATGTITGHVFVHHRALFVLFDSGSTHSIVSVKSSKYLKVSPTWLFTPFTISTPMGSVETIDRVYQNCRLEFNDCMFPANLFPMTMHDFDIILGMDWLSRHHANIDCYSKRILFGNHSIPDCVFNGDLPVKSIKVISALKAQKLISHGCVGYLASIQNLSIESPSLENIDVVREFPDVFPDELQGLPPVREVEFLIDLIPGSQPISKAPYRMAPLELQELKEQLQELIDCGFIRPSVSPWGAPSKEEHENHLRVVLETLRSKKLFAKFSKCEFWLQRVAFLGHVVSAEGIMMDPAKIEAIINWSRPTSVVEVRSFLGLAGYYRRFVEGFSTIALPLTKLLRKGEKFVWTEERQKSFDELKKRLVSAPILALPSGSGGFQIYSDASKHGLGCVLMQHGKVIAYASRQLKPYEVNYPTHDLELAAVIFALKIWRWLELLKDYDANIQYHPGKANVVADALSRKSFGSISCLNKRGSIGDGDLWTVFQNLEEGKVKEFREDDDGVIWCGNRLCVPNDDAIREALLSEAHSSPFSIHPGSTKMYQDLKQHFWWSGMKKDVARYVGKCLTCQQVKIDHQRASGLLQPLDIPVWKWDDISMDFVCGLPKTVKRHDAIWVVIDRLTKSAHFLPIRMDYSVSKLSELFQQEIVRLHGVPSSIVSDRDPRFTSRFWKGLQKAWGMRLKLSTAFHPQTDGQSERTIQILEDMFRACALDWKGNCDEYLCLVEFAYNNSWQASIRMAPFEMLYGRKCRAPVCWNETGERLIEGPELVRVTNEKVAIATNRLKEAQSRQKVYANKHRRSLEFVVGDKVFLKVSPWKGIRRFGLKGKLSPRYIGPFDILDRVGEVSYRLALPPQLSHVHNVFHVSQLRGYNYHPLHVVQYPFSEIRADLSYVEEPEAIIEREERVTRKSSTPFVKVQ, from the exons ATGGCACCGAAAAAAAAGGGAATGTCCGAGGAGGAGGTAGATAACAAGATTAACCAAACTATCACGAATTTTTTACCCAACATTATAGCTCAAGCTATTGATGCTATGCGTAATCAAGGTGGCGAGACTTTTAAGCATGAAGGCGAGGATGAGTATGTGGAGAAGAAAGCTGTAACGGGGGATGCTATTCATGTTTGGTTAGGACGCTTTCAAAAACAACGTCCTTTGTCATTCAGCACTGCTAGTACCCCCGTGGAAGCTGAGAATTGGATCACTCACATTGAGAAGATATACCGAGTGCTTGGTTGTGAAGAGAGGTTTTGGGTGCCATTAGCTGTTTATAAACTAGAGGGGGATGCTCAGCGCTGGTGGATCGCTTTGAGACAAGTGAAAGGGG AGTTGTTTTTCCGTCATTACTTTTCTGAGGCGGAGAAAGAAGCTGTGATTCGGGAGTATGCGAATATTAAGCAAGGGAATGATGAGTCTATTAATGATTTCACTAAGAGGTTTTTGAGGCTTGTGGGTTTGATTGGTGCTGCTGCTGGGTCTTCTGAGGACCAAGCCCGTAAGTACAAATGGGCTGTTCATGGGCGTTACCGCTCTAAAATGATTAATCTGAAATGTTTTGATGTCGCTGAGGCAGCCGATTATGCTCGGAATTTGGAGATGGAGCGAGGTGAGTATTTGGCTACTAAAAATGAGGATGATAAAAGCAAGAGGGTTAAGATTGCACAACCACTACGATCTGTGCCTGCACCGACTACCAAACAGGGTCAACAATCTGGGAACCAAGGGTATCGTAGTAATAATTGGAATAATAGAGGAAATCAGCAAAGGATTGACAACGGGCCAAATAATAATAACCGTGGTCAATTACAAGTGTACCGTCCCCAAGGGCAGCAAAGGGGTAATGGAAGTGGTGGTGTTAATGCCAACGCACCGTGTGGGACTTGTGGAAAGAATCATCCGGGAAGAGTTTGTTATCGTAGTGCGGGTTCATGTTTTGCTTGTGGAGAGGTTGGTCACTTAGCTAAGGATTGCAAGAATCCTAGACCTGGGTTTGTTCCGAAGGTTCCTCCGCCAGCTCCTGGTGGACGCGTCTTTGCCATGACTGCTGCTCAGGCTGCTGACGCTACAG GTACTATTACTGGTCATGTATTTGTACACCATCGCGCCCTCTTCGTTCTGTTTGATTCTGGCTCTACGCACTCGATTGTGTCTGTTAAGAGCTCGAAATATTTGAAAGTGTCTCCAACTTGGTTGTTTACTCCATTTACGATCTCTACCCCAATGGGTAGTGTTGAAACTATAGATCGCGTGTATCAAAACTGCCGTTTGGAATTCAATGATTGCATGTTTCCTGCAAATCTCTTTCCTATGACCATGCATGACTTTGACATTATTCTTGGCATGGATTGGTTATCTCGCCATCATGCAAATATCGATTGTTATTCTAAGAGGATTTTGTTTGGAAATCATTCTATACCCGATTGTGTCTTTAATGGCGATCTTCCTGTAAAGTCTATCAAGGTTATCTCAGCGCTTAAGGCGCAAAAGCTCATTTCACATGGTTGTGTTGGTTATTTAGCTTCGATTCAGAATTTGTCTATCGAGAGTCCTTCCCTTGAAAATATCGATGTTGTTCgagagtttcccgatgtatttcctgacgaattacAGGGTTTACCTCCAGTTCGTGAAGTTGAATTTCTGATTGATTTGATTCCGGGTTCCCAACCGATATCAAAAGCTCCTTATCGTATGGCACCACTCGAGTTGCAAGAACTCAAGGAGCAATTGCAAGAGTTGATAGATTGTGGTTTTATTCGGCCAAGTGTGTCACCTTGGGGTGCGCcg AGTAAAGAAGAACATGAGAATCATCTTCGTGTTGTACTTGAAACCCTCCGAAGTAAGAAATTGTTTgcgaagttctctaaatgtgaattctgGTTGCAAAGAGTTgcctttctgggtcatgttgtatcGGCTGAGGGTATAATGATGGATCCAGCGAAAATTGAGGCTATTATAAATTGGTCAAGACCTACTTCTGTTGTTGAGGTTCGAAGTTTTcttggtttagctggttattatcgaCGATTTGTTGAAGGTTTTTCGACGATTGCTTTGCCGCTTACCAAGTTATTGAGGAAAGGGGAAAAATTTGTGTGGACCGAGGAACGACAAAAGAGTTTCGATGAGTTAAAGAAAAGACTTGTATCAGCTCCTATTCTTGCATTGCCATCAGGGAGTGGGGGTTTTCAAATCTATAGTGATGCTTCTAAGCATGGTttgggttgcgttttgatgcagcatggtaaggtaattgcttatgcctcgAGGCAGTTGAAACCCTATGAGGttaattaccctactcatgatttggaGTTAGCTGCTGTGATCTTTGCGTTGAAaatatggag gtggctcgagttattgaaggaTTATGATGCAAACATTCAATACCATCCtggaaaagcgaatgtggtagccgacgcattgAGTAGAAAGTCATTTGGTAGTATCTCATGTTTG AATAAAAGGGGCTCAATTGGTGATGGTGATTTGTGGACAGTGTTTCAAAATTTGGAAGAGGGTAAAGTGAAAGAGTTCAGAGAAGATGATGATGGGGTTATTTGGTGTGGGAATCGATTATGTGTTCCTAATGATGATGCTATTCGTGAGGCTCTGTTGTCTGAGGCTCACAGCTCACCTTTTTCTATACATCCTGGTTCGACCAAAATGTATCAGGATTTAAAGCAGCACTTTTGGTGGAGTGGCATGAAGAAAGACGTTGCTAGATATGTTGGGAAGTGCCTTACTTGTCAACAAGTAAAGATCGATCACCAACGTGCTAGTGGTTTGTTGCAGCCGTTGGACATTCCCGTGTGGAAGTGGGATGATATCTCAATGGATTTCGTATGTGGTTTACCGAAGACTGTGAAAAGGCACGATGCTATTTGGGTGGTGATTGATAGATTAACCAAAtcggcacatttcttgcctattcgTATGGATTATTCGGTAAGTAAGCTATCCGAGCTTTTTCAGCAAGAAATTGTGAGATTACACGGGGTCCCTTCGTCCATCGTATCCGATCGTGACCCtcgatttacatctagattttggaaGGGGCTACAGAAAGCTTGGGGTATGCGATTGAAGCTTAGTACTGcttttcatccacaaactgatggacagtctGAGCGTACGATACAGATTTTGGAAGATATGTTTCGAGCGTGTGCCCTAGATTGGAAGGGAAATTGTGATGAGTACTTATGTTTGGTGGAGTTTGCCTATAATAATAGTTGGCAGGCTAGTATCCGTATGGCGCCATttgagatgctttatggtcgaaaGTGTAGAGCGCCAGTTTGTTGGAATGAAACGGGAGAGAGACTGATTGAAGGACCTGAGTTGGTTAGAGTGACTAATGAAAAGGTCGCTATAGCTACGAATCGACTGAAGGAAGCCCAATCGAGACAGAAAGTGTATGCCAATAAACACCGACGTTCGTTAGAGTTTGTTGTGGGTGATAAGGTAtttttaaaggtgtcaccttggaagggTATACGACGTTTTGGTTTGAAAGGAAAGCTCAGTCCTCGATATATTGGCCCGTTTGATATATTGGATCGAGTTGGTGAAGTATCTTATCGTTTAGCATTACCGCCACAGTTATCTCATGTTCATAACGTATTTCACGTATCTCAGTTGCGGGGTTACAACTATCATCCATTGCACGTGGTGCAATATCCTTTTTCTGAAATTCGAGCTGATCTTTCTTATGTTGAAGAGCCCGAGGCTATTATAGAACGTGAGGAGAGAGTAACTCGCAAAAGCTCCACTCCTTTCGTTAAAGTTCAATGA
- the LOC139842117 gene encoding uncharacterized protein — protein MPPQTPPQMPEMGGCGRLCGGVCRRITGVRERRKPTASDIARLYSAHEEKHGFKGMLGSIDCMYWAWKNCPVGWKGQYTRGDHGHPTIMLEAVASYDMWIWHSFFGMAGSNNDINVLNHSPLFDSLKKDTTAPAPFKVNGHVYPFDYYLADEIYPDWTTLIKEYLTPIDEPPSQIY, from the exons ATGCCGCCACAAACGCCACCACAAATGCCGGAAATGGGCGGTTGTGGGCGTTTGTGCGGCGGCGTTTGTCGCCGGATCACGGGGGTGAGGGAGAGGCGG AAGCCGACGGCAAGTGACATTGCTCGGTTGTATTCAGCGCACGAGGAGAAACATGGTTTTAAAGGAATGTTGGGTAGTATTGACTGTATGTATTGGGCTTGGAAAAATTGTCCCGTTGGATGGAAAGGTCAATATACTAGAGGTGATCACGGTCACCCTACGATCATGCTTGAAGCGGTTGCTTCATACGATATGTGGATATGGCATTCGTTTTTTGGGATGGCTGGTTCAAACAACGACATAAATGTGTTGAATCACTCTCCGttgtttgattcactcaaaaaggatacaACTGCACCGGCTCCGTTTAAAGTAAACGGACACGTCTATCCCTTTGATTACTACTTGGCGGACGAGATATATCCTGATTGGACAACCTTAATAAAGGAATATTTGACGCCTATTGATGAGCCACCGAGTCAAATTTACTAG